In Flavobacterium sp. GSB-24, the genomic window TGTATTATTAAGAATCCATTTCTGAAGACGATATGAAAATGGCTGTTTACTTCTAGGATCCCAGTTACCAGCATATTTGGCTGTTTTTATTTTTTTTGGAAAAAATATTTGAGCCAGACAACCTATAAGCCCGACATTTCCCGGACAACGTAAATGAATATGATCTGATTCTTTCATTGCCCAAAAAATTTTCCAAAAAATAATCGGCAGTTTAAGTAAAGAAATCAAAGCATCAGATAACTTCTTAAAATTAAAGCTGGGAATCTCCCTAAAATCAATATTTTGAAAATTATAAAAAGTATCAACTTCCGTTAAGTTTCTCTTCGAGCTTAAAGGAGCGACAATAATTAATTCATCAATATATTTAAGCCAAATATTCATTTCACGAACATAAGGAGCATAGCCATATAGATTATTGGCTTTCTCAATATGATCAACGTGAGTTATTATTAAAAACTTCATTTATAAATCTTAAACGTTGGGTTTATTAAACAATAAACCTATTAGTCCAATAGTTCTTCCAAAAGATTCAGTAAATGCACTTTTTTTATTCTTTTCTGTTAGAGTGTTACTGAGACGAATTATTGTGAGTAAAATGGTAATGGCATTCCATTTATATCGTGCCAGTAAATTTGGTTTCGGATTCTTAATTCTCCAAACATACCATCCGTTTCTAACTACCATTTTCCCATATTTAAATAGATTTGGCCTACCTTCTGGAGCATGAAAATGACTTAATTTTACATTGGTATTAATTACATTTTTACCAAACTGTAAAGCTCTTAAACTAAAATCTGCATCTTCGTATAAACCATATCCTTCAAAGAATTTTGAAAATTTAATTTTTTCAAAGACACTTTTTTTAAAAGCCATAGACATTCCAATTAGCAAGTCAACCTCATATGTTTTTCCTGTTAAAGGGAATCCACAAGTTCTTCCATGAGAGTATAAAGGCATTTTACCTGGTCCAAGGTTAGAAGCAAGACCAAGATAATTTCTAACAACATTTCTTAAGCCTTCCTTATAAAAATATCCTTCAAACAAATAAAACTTTTTACGGCTATAAGAATGATTTCTCTCTTGAATCTTCCATTTATTTTCATTAACTGCAACTCCTCCTACTCCAACAATTTCGTCATCACTTTGAAATGTTTTAATAATTTCTTCAAAATACTTAGGCTCTAAAATCGTATCATCATCTAAAAAACAAACAATTTCAGATTGTGGATCAACTTTTGAAATTCCAAAATTACGTTGTTTAGTTAACCCTCTATCTTCATCTTTTACTCTAAAATATTTCAGGTTTTTAAAGTCATGTCCCTTCAGAATAAATTCTGTTTTATCATTTAATGATCCGTCAATTACTAAAATTTCATCTGGATATTTATCTTGAATACTTACCGATTCGAGTAATTTAAATAAGGATTCAGCTCGCATGTAAGTACAGACAATTAACGAAACTTTCATTTTTGACTATTTAGTTTGTTGGCCCAATATAAACTTTTATTCCATTGCCTTTGATAATTAGCATAATATCTAAATGGGTTTTTAATTTTTTGAACACTGTAAAATTTAAAAAACAAAGTCGTTTTATAGCTGTTTAACTGCTCCTTTGTTAAATTTAAAAGATTATATAACATTACAGTCGGAGAAGGTTTTGGCTGTATTTTATCTTCTTGCCAAGGAAGAGTAAGTTTTCCTCTAAAACCGCCAATCGGTGCTTTAAGATGAATTATTTCTGGCTTAGGCAAATAGGTAATGTCAAATCCTAAATTTCTGAGCTGCATTCCATAATCACTATCTTCACCATAACCAAATTCAAAATTAGTATTATAAAAGATGTTTTCAATATTTTTCGTTTTTAAAATACTACATCCTGAGCCAAAGCTAGTGAACTGAGATTTTTGTTTGTTTTTTTTACCTTGCGGGTAGTCAGACGCATAACATCCAAAAGTTACCTGTTCAAGACCTTCTTTTTTGATTAGTTCAAAAGCTTGCTTTAAAAAACCATAATCAATTCTAATGTCATCATCAGCCATAAAAACCCATTCGCTAGTTACGTTTTTGAGAGCTAGATTTCGTGCATTACATGCACCTGTTTTGTGAGTAAAAATATGCTTGATAAAAAAAGGCCAACTTTCTTTTTCTATATAAGATAGATCCGAAACAGATTCATTAACAGGATTTTGTTCTACGATGATTACATTTTGTGGCAAAAAACTTTGTAATGATAAATCTTTTAAAAAATCATACAAATATTTTTTACGTCCGATTGTTGGAATTATAATATCTAAAGTTCCTTTTTCTACTACTTTTTTGCTTGATTGTATTTCAATTTGTTCTAATATACTGCTATCTAGATTTCTTTTTTTATAGAACAAACTAAATAAGAGAGGGAAAACTGTAAATTTTCGCTCATAAAGAAATAAATTCAAAAACAATAAAAAAACCCAGCTTGTTTTATAATGCTGTTTGACAAATCGAAATAAAAGAAATTTACTTTCACTTTGTTTTGATAATGACTCTGAAAACTCTTTTATTAACATTGGCTCTGAATAACAAAACAGCCCCAGAGGCATTGCTAATTTTGCAATTGAGTTTAAAAAATAATCAAAGTTTTTATCTTTTTGCACTTCATTTTTTAGCATCAATAAAATAGAAGCATGAACTCCCCCAACATGACTGCTCATTTGCCAAGTTGGATAATTAACC contains:
- a CDS encoding glycosyltransferase, with translation MKVSLIVCTYMRAESLFKLLESVSIQDKYPDEILVIDGSLNDKTEFILKGHDFKNLKYFRVKDEDRGLTKQRNFGISKVDPQSEIVCFLDDDTILEPKYFEEIIKTFQSDDEIVGVGGVAVNENKWKIQERNHSYSRKKFYLFEGYFYKEGLRNVVRNYLGLASNLGPGKMPLYSHGRTCGFPLTGKTYEVDLLIGMSMAFKKSVFEKIKFSKFFEGYGLYEDADFSLRALQFGKNVINTNVKLSHFHAPEGRPNLFKYGKMVVRNGWYVWRIKNPKPNLLARYKWNAITILLTIIRLSNTLTEKNKKSAFTESFGRTIGLIGLLFNKPNV
- a CDS encoding glycosyltransferase family A protein, which codes for MIIVYHQKNKVVEVETKDAKVPFEKNSITENLIELAEKFPQTLIIWCHISFRSNLNILEFKNIFHHEKIMASYNLSSNYFISKEIGYVETSPFLNINKKVNYPTWQMSSHVGGVHASILLMLKNEVQKDKNFDYFLNSIAKLAMPLGLFCYSEPMLIKEFSESLSKQSESKFLLFRFVKQHYKTSWVFLLFLNLFLYERKFTVFPLLFSLFYKKRNLDSSILEQIEIQSSKKVVEKGTLDIIIPTIGRKKYLYDFLKDLSLQSFLPQNVIIVEQNPVNESVSDLSYIEKESWPFFIKHIFTHKTGACNARNLALKNVTSEWVFMADDDIRIDYGFLKQAFELIKKEGLEQVTFGCYASDYPQGKKNKQKSQFTSFGSGCSILKTKNIENIFYNTNFEFGYGEDSDYGMQLRNLGFDITYLPKPEIIHLKAPIGGFRGKLTLPWQEDKIQPKPSPTVMLYNLLNLTKEQLNSYKTTLFFKFYSVQKIKNPFRYYANYQRQWNKSLYWANKLNSQK